The Pseudomonas orientalis genome contains a region encoding:
- a CDS encoding LysE family translocator: protein MDLATLALFLPACFALNMAPGPNNLLSVSNATRYGYRTSCLAGIGRLLAFAGMIALASAGLAVVLQTSELLFYGIKLLGAAYLFYLAYQLWRADPQAEADIAASKTGLWALARQEFLVAAGNPKAILIFTAFLPQFVVPGQPITAQFALLGAMFLALEWIAISAYAYMGLHMRRWFAEPSGKRLFNRCCAGLLSAAATVLLAARRA, encoded by the coding sequence ATGGACCTAGCCACCCTCGCCCTCTTCCTGCCCGCCTGTTTCGCCCTGAACATGGCACCCGGCCCCAACAACCTGCTGTCGGTGAGCAACGCCACCCGTTACGGCTACCGCACCTCCTGCCTCGCCGGTATCGGCCGCTTGCTGGCCTTCGCCGGCATGATCGCCCTCGCCTCCGCCGGGCTGGCGGTGGTGTTGCAAACGTCGGAATTGTTGTTCTACGGGATCAAGCTGCTCGGCGCGGCGTACCTGTTTTACCTGGCCTATCAGCTGTGGCGCGCAGACCCGCAGGCAGAAGCGGACATCGCCGCCAGCAAGACGGGCTTATGGGCTCTGGCACGGCAGGAGTTTCTGGTGGCGGCGGGCAACCCCAAAGCCATCCTGATCTTCACCGCCTTCCTGCCGCAGTTCGTGGTACCCGGGCAACCCATCACCGCGCAATTCGCGTTGTTGGGCGCTATGTTCCTGGCTCTGGAATGGATCGCCATCAGCGCCTACGCCTACATGGGCCTGCACATGCGCCGTTGGTTCGCCGAGCCGAGCGGCAAGCGGCTCTTCAATCGTTGCTGCGCGGGGCTGTTGTCGGCGGCGGCCACGGTTTTGTTGGCGGCGCGTCGGGCGTGA
- a CDS encoding GNAT family N-acetyltransferase has translation MIRRALPSDASAIAQVHISSWQEAYRDLMPDHYLSGLATTLAQREVHWSRLIASGESNVWVAELDQQTVGWISVGASRDADAAGADAGEVMALYVLAAYWQTGVGLALWRAGVQDLMEQGFERLTLWVLAGNERAIRFYRRAGCVEETGTERTLERGGVTLVELRYGLPQLE, from the coding sequence ATGATCCGCAGAGCGTTACCCTCCGACGCAAGCGCTATCGCCCAGGTGCATATCAGCAGTTGGCAAGAAGCCTATCGTGATCTGATGCCTGACCATTACTTGAGCGGGCTGGCTACAACGCTGGCTCAGCGGGAGGTGCATTGGAGCCGCTTGATCGCATCGGGCGAGTCGAACGTCTGGGTCGCGGAACTCGACCAGCAGACTGTCGGTTGGATATCGGTCGGCGCCAGCCGTGATGCCGATGCCGCTGGGGCTGATGCCGGTGAGGTCATGGCGCTGTATGTTTTAGCTGCGTATTGGCAGACGGGCGTCGGGCTGGCGTTGTGGCGCGCGGGCGTGCAGGACTTGATGGAGCAAGGATTCGAGCGCTTAACGCTTTGGGTCCTGGCAGGTAATGAAAGGGCTATCCGATTTTATCGCAGGGCAGGATGTGTTGAGGAAACCGGGACAGAGCGCACGCTTGAGAGGGGCGGTGTCACACTGGTGGAGTTGAGGTATGGGTTGCCGCAGCTGGAATGA